From the genome of Aerococcus urinaehominis:
AGCCGCATGCACATTAACCATGTCAACGCCTAGTTTTGCCAACTGGGTCATCGCACCCCCAACAGTGTTGGGAATATCATGTAATTTCAAATCTAAGAAAATATCATGTCCCCTGTCTTTAATAGTAGTCAATAAATCTGGTCCGACACTGTAGTATAAAGTCATGCCTACTTTGACATTTAGTGATTGATCTGGAAACTGGTCCAACCAATCTAAAGTCGCTTGTTTACTAGCAAAATCTAAAGCAATAATCGGTTTCCTCTTGTCCATAACGACCCCTTCCTAATACATAAAAAAAGACCCATCTAACTATCGAGATCGGTCCGGGGCATGAAAAAAGGGCGCAAACAAGCGCTTATTTTCTATGAGTCCCCTTCGTGTTTCTCGAACACAGTTAAGAAGATTTTTTAACTTGGGCAAGTTTACCTGATAATAAGTCGGGTGTCAATAGCTAATTGAGCGAAAAATTTGACTTAATAAGCAGATTTGTTACCATTAGAATGGTTCTAAATATAATATTTTTAAGGAGGATTATTATGAAATACGTTATTGTTGGGACTTCTCATGCTGGTTATGAGGCTGCCCAAACGATTTTAAAACAAGCACCTGAAGCGGAAATCCACCTCTATGAGCGTGGTCAACACCCTTCATTCCTATCATGTGGTATCCAGTCATACCTAGAAGGTATTTCTCAGTCACTTGATCAAATCCACTACGCTAACGAAGCCTCCTATAAGAAACAAGGCATCAATATCCATATCAATAGTGATGTTACTAGTTTCGATGCAGATAATAAAACAGTAACTGTTGAAACTGCAGATGGTAGCCACCAAGAATCATATGATAAACTAATCATTTCTCCTGGTGGTAGCGCTAGCCAGCTGAATATCCCTGGCAAAGATCTAGATAATGTCTACTTCTTAAGGGGTCGTGAATGGGCCGGTAAAGTTAAGGAACGTATGTCTGAAGCTAAAAAGGCTGTCGTTATCGGTGCTGGCTATATCGGTATTGAAGCCGTTGAAGCCTTTGCTAAAGCTGGCATTGATGTGACTGTCATTGATGTCTGCCCAAGTGTGCTTTATACCTACTTAGACCAAGAATTTATCGAAAAAATCAATAAGACCCTTACTGACCACGGTGTAACCATTAAAACTGGTGAATCTGTTGAAGAAATCACCGGTCAAGATGGCCTAGTATCTGGCGTCAAGACTGACAAGGCTACTTACAAAGCCGATACTGTTTTAATGACAGCTGGTATGACACCTAATACTGGTTGGTTAAAAGGCCTAGTCGAAATGGATGACCGGGGCTTTGTTAAGGTGGATAGCCACATGCAATCTTCAGTAGAAGATGTCTATGTCGCTGGTGATGCCACCCTCATCCCATTTGGCCCAACTGGTGAAAAGGTATCTATCGCTCTGGCTACCACAGCTCGGCGCCAAGGTGTTATCGCTGCCCTGTCAGCCCTGGGTCATGAAGCTAATATCCGTCCTGTCCAAGGTACCTCAGGTCTTACACTATTTGAATACCACTTTGCAACTACTGGTATTAAGGATAGCAATGCTGACCAATACCAAGGTCAAGTAGCTAGCAAGTATATCGAAATGCAAAAATTGCCTGACTTTATGGCTGACGATACACAAATTTTCGCTAAAATTCACTTTGATGCAGAAAGCCACCGTATTCTAGGCGGACAAATGATGTCTACTGCTGATATTACCGATTCAGTTAATACCCTTTCCCTAGCCATTGATGCCCATTACACCTTGGAAGACTTAGCCCAACAAGACTTCTTCTTCCAACCAGGCTATGATAAACCATGGCACTACCTAAATGTTTTAGCAATTGAAGCTTTGGGTGCTGAAGTAACTGGTGCTGATAAAATGATTTTCTAATTAACCAATACCAAATAAAAGAGCCTGGGGCATAAGTCCCAGGCTCTTGCTATTATACGAATGTTAGTAACATAGTCGGGCTCCAAGAAGCTCACGCCCTCTTTTATTTAAAATTGATCTTGATTTAAGTAAGCTAAGGCATACTGGGCATATAACTCCGCACCGACCTTAAGGGCATCCTCATCCACATTAAAGCGAGCGTGGTGGTGCGGATAATCTGTTTCTTTTTCCGCATTGCGGCAGCCTACTGTCGCAAAGGCACCTGGCACTAGTTGTGAGAAGATACCGAAGTCTTCACCACCCATAGTTGGTGGATTATGAATTAAGTGGTCCTCACCGAAGGACTCTAAAACTACCTTTTGGGCTAAGGCACTCGATTGGTCTTCGTTATCAACAAAGTCTAACAAACGGTCATAGGTCACTTCAACTTGGCCACCCCAGGCATCAGCAACTGCTTGAGCATAAGACTTAACTCCTGCTTCAATAATATCTCGGGTATCATTATCAAAGGTTCTAACTGTTCCTGTTAAGGTCGCATCATTAGCAATGATATTCCACCGGTCGCCACTCTCAAAAGTACCAATCGTTAAGACGCCTGATTTAAGCGGGTCAATGCGACGTGAAATAACCGATTGGACATTAGCCGCAAACTGGGCCCCCATGACCAAGGCATCTTTAGTCATATGTGGTTGGGCCGCGTGACCACCAAAGCCAGTAAATTTCACTTCAAAGCGGTCAGCCGCTGCAAAGCAAGGACCAGCTTCTACTGAAACCTTACCAGTTGGGTCAGGTGTCCAAATATGCATACCAAAGGCATTATCAACACCTTCAAGCACGCCTTGTTCAACAGCTTGTTTGGCACCCATACCAATTTCTTCAGCCGGCTGGAAGATAAAGCGCACTGTACCATGAATTAAGTCCTTGTTCTCATTAAGGGCTCTTAGGGCTAAAAATAGCATAGAGACGTGACTATCATGGCCACAAGCATGCATCTTACCTTCGTTTTGTGATTTATAATCCAGGTGGTCGTTAAGTTCATTAACAGGTAAAGCATCCATATCGCCCCGCAAAAGAACAGTTTTACCTGGATGGTCACCCTTAATCTCAGCCACTACGCCAGTTGGCTCTAAAGTCCGGTAAGGCACACCCAGTTCATCGAGTTTACTAGCAAAGAACTTGGTCGTTTCATATTCTTCATTAGATAGCTCAGGATGTTGGTGGAGATAGCGACGCATCTCAATCATTTCTGCTTCATGTGTTTGGATAAAATCTTTAATGGTTTGGTTCATACCATCACCTTGCCTTTCAATAGCTATACCTTAAATTATCGTACAATTTTATAAAAAATCAAGTCTACCGCTGTAACTCTTGGTCAATCACCTGTTCAAGGAAATAACTAAATTTATCCCGATCAGCCTGGCTAAAGGGTTTTTGCCCCTTAGTTTTGTAGCCAGCTTGGCGGGCCTGGTGGTGATAAAAACGTTGCGCCAATAAACCCTCAATATTTTCACTCGTGTATTCAAAGCCAGCCTGGGACAAAACACGAACTCTCGGCAAGAGGATAGCCGCTAGGCCATAATCTTGGGTAACCACTAGGTCCCCCGCTTGCACGAGACCAGCCAGGCGGAAGTCAGCCGCATCAGGGCCCTGATCAACATAAACGTATTTAACCTGGTCTGAAATTGGTGACTGACTATAATGGTCGATTGAAGTCACTATAATTAAATCTAGTTGATATTTATTTGCTAAGTAGGCTGTTTCTCCCTTAACTGGTGATCCATCGCCATCAATATAAATCTTCATCATTCACTCCTAGAGTAAGAAAGAGGCTGGGAATTTTATCCCAGCCTCACACCCTTTAGTTGGGCTCCGAGCAGCTGAACTGGCTGTCACTTCGCAAACCGCGACACATTATCTTGTAGATAATGATCACAGTTTACTCCAGTGCAGCAGTTCAGAGCGCAGCTCGTCACACCCTTTTTTAGTCGGGTTCGCTTTGGCAGACCAGCAGTCCTTTCACCCCACTCCAGACAATATCTGCGATATTGCTTGCCTGGGCTTCCAAAGATTCTCGTCTAAGCGCCAAAGCTCACACCCTTTTTAACTAATAAAATCTTCTACTAAGGCGTCTTCCTCAGGTGTTACCGCCCGGTAGCCGTCATTATAGAGGTCTTTAACATACCACTTATTATAAAAGAACAGCCACACTAAATTAACTAAAAAGCCAACAAAACCGCCACTGTCACCAATTAGACTACCAGCAGAGATTCCCAAGACAATATTAGTCACTAGCATAATAAAGAACCACTTCCAATTGCCTCTAAATAATGGTACAAAAGCACCGAAGAAAAAGGCGGTCCAAGATAGGCCCAGTTTTACCTGTTTAGTTTGGCCAGCAGGATTTGCTAAAACAACTTTCATAAATTAACTTCCTTTCTTAACGTTTGAGCTTAATATCGTTACTTTTTATTAACGTTCACGGATGTGGGTTAGACTTTGCTCTAAAATAGAGAAGACATGCAGGTCATCTAGTTCATAAATTTGCGATTTACCCTCCCGGTGTGACTTAACTAGGCGGGCATCCTTTAGTAAACGCAACTGGTGGGATACTGCAGACTGCTCCATATCTAAACCTTCGACCAACTGATTCACACTATGGGGTCCCTCTTTAAGTAAGAACAAAATAGCTACTCTACTAGGATAAGACACCATTTTAAACAATCGGCTCATCTCTTCAATCTCATTAGCTGTTACCATAAATAATCTCCTCTTCTGTTAAATTATAGCATATTCCATCCCCTTAGCTGCACGAAATAGATTGGCTGTGCTAAAATAACTAATAAATGACTAGGGGGAATTTATATGTCCAAGCAAAGATGGCAAGCAATTAAAAGTTTCACTGAAGTCCAAGGCACATCTGGCCGCGAAGGTCGGGTAAGAGACTTGTTTCGCACCCATATCAGCCCTTATGTTGATCAAATTGACCAATCACCACTAGGAAATCTATTTGCAATCAAGGGAGATTTAAATAATCATAAGCCCACCCTGATGATTGCAGCCCATCTGGATGAAGTCGGTTTTATGGTCAAACAAATTAAGCGTAATGGACTTTTAGAAGTGGTGCCACTGGGTGGTTGGAATCCTTACGTGGTCTCAGCCCAGCGTTTCACGCTGCAGACCAGGCAAGCTGACTATCCTTGTATCTCTACCGCCGTTTCTCCTCATCTACTAAGACAGACCAAGCAAAGCGGCCAGTTACAAATAGAGGATATCCGCTTTGATGCTGGTTTTACTAGTCAAGACCAAGCCTTATCATACGGTGTCCAGATAGGAGACCCTATTGTGCCCCAGGTCGAAACCATCCTCAGTGCCAATCCCGACCGTTTTATCGCCAAAGCTTGGGATAACCGCTATGGCCTCTGTGTGATTAGCGAACTATTAGCAGAGCTAGCTGGCCAAGAACTAGGTTGTAACCTCATCGTTGGTGCCTCTGTTCAAGAAGAGGTAGGTCTCCGCGGTATCCAAGGGGCAGTCCGCCACTACCAACCCGACGTCTTTCTGGCTGTTGACTGTTCAGCAGCTGATGATCTAGATGGCAACCCCCAAGCTCAAGGACAACTGGGGCAAGGATTTTTACTCCGCATGCAAGATCCTAGCCTCATCAGCCACGCTGGCCTCATCAATTATCTGCGCGACCTAGCTGATGAAGCCCAAGTAAGTTACCAGTACTTCTTTTCCAAGGGTGGTACTGATGCTAGCGCGGCCCATGTGCTCAATCAAGGGATTCCCGCATCTGTTATTGGTGTCTGTGCCCGCTATATTCATGGCCACCAGACTATGGCTAGCCTAAGTGACTACCAAGCCGCCCTAGATATTTTAAAATTAGCTGTCAGTCACTTTGATGCTGACCAACTCGACCAGATTTTGGCCCAGGCCTAGAAAAGAGGAAGCATGACCTTACAACAAATTTCTCCCCACGTTTATATTTATCCCACCGACCCAACAAGAGATCGACCAAATATCGGCTATGTTTGCGGTGAAGACCTGGCTGTCTTAATTGATTGCGGCAACTCAGCCGACCACCTGGAAAGTGTGCTTGAAGCGATTGAAGCAGCTGGTCTCATCAAGCCCCAGCTCGCCCTCATTACCCACTGGCATTGGGACCATACCTTTGGCATCCAGGCCTTCCATGACCAAGGCGGGATTAGCCTAGCTGAAGCAGCTACTAATCAGACTTTAAACAAGATGGCTGAATGGTCTTGGACTCCACAAGCCATGCAAGATCGGCTGGACCAGGGGATTGAAGCCCAATTTTGCCACGACTACATGCTGGTCGAATATGATAATCCGGAAAATATTCAAGTAGCCCCAGCTCGCATCAGCTATCAAGACCGGCTGGACCTCTCCCTAGGCGGTGTTCATCTTAAGATTGAACGTAAGGAAAACCCCCACACTGACGATGGTGTCGTTATCTTTGTAGAAGAAGACCAGGTGCTTTTTGTCGGCGACGCTGATTCAGGAAACTTTTATGAACTTGACGGTGGTTATCGTCCCGAAGAATTTTTTGCTTATATCGCAGACATTCAAAATATCCCCTACCAACAATATGTTCATGGCCATGTACCAGTCCTGACGAGCCGACAAGCCGTTGAAGATTTTTGGCAGGCCATTGAGACAGAGGAACTTTAGGTAATTGGCTAGCGGCAAAAACGCGCCTAATAAAAAGTTGAGCCCTGGCACCCTCGCTTGGTGGTGTTTCCTAAAAAACCGGCTGATATTCAAAAGATATCAGCCGGTTTTTGCTACAAAAGTCACTTCCTAAGGCCCTTCGTCAGTCTTACTTACCCACCACTAATGGTTAGTAGCAGTATGTCAGTTTTATATGACTAATTTTTTTTGCTCAAAATCGCTAATAAGCTAGCAATTGGTGCTAATAAAAGGCCAATAATTAAAGCGTAGCCGGTTGCGGTTAAGTTATCAAGGCTAAAATCACTCAACCAAGCAAGGACGTTATCTCCTAGACCAGTAGAGATTAAATAGGTCAAAAATATAAGCGCAGCCAAGGCTAGTAACAGCTGTAAGCTTGCACTTAGGAAGGCCCAGCCTGCTTTTTTAAGCACTACAGCTAATATCGTCACAATTGGTAAAAATATCATACCTAGGTTAAAAAACCTGGAGTGCTGTCCGTCCAAGTTTAGCTGTTGCCAATAGGTCTGCTACCCTAGTCGATTGAAAATAATGGTTACCGGCACTAGTAATATCGATTAGCCGGTTGAGACTTTCAATTGTTGTCGTAATAATATCATTAAGACTCGCTGTTGAAAAAATTTGGAAGCCTCTGGCTATATAACCATACATGCTTAAGAAACTAGCTACAATGGTTGCAATAAACCAGGGCTTTGTCGCTTGTTTAGACTTGGTTTGGTGTTTAGACCTAACTTGGTTACTTGCTTGCTTATGGCGACTAGCCAGCTGGTCTTGGAGGGACTTTTGTCCTTCCTGCAGGTTTTTAGCCCCCTGCTGGCTAGCTTGGATAATACGATCATTCAGCTGGCTGGTCTTGCCCTTTTCTTTAACGGCTAATACATAAATGCCACCAGCTAGCCCCAAGGCAACAATGACGCCCACAGCGCGATTAAAAATAATAAAAGTAAAAATAACTAAGGCAAAGCTGGCTAAAACTAAAGTTAAATTATTAGCTAAAAAATCTTGCAGATAACGTTTATTCTCATCTTTGAAATTCAGCTCAGCTAGCTCTTCCTTCAATTGATCGGTATTCACACTAAAAATGGGTGCTTTAGTCGTCCTGGCTGATTCCTGATTATCAATTTTGTCTCCGCCACTTACTGGCTCACTCGCTTGGCTGTCAGTAGTAGCCGCCACTGAACCGACTTGAACTTGACTTTGAGCGTTATCGTCTGTAATCAACTCAGTATTTATCTGAGCCTCTTGCTGGCTATCATCTAGTGGCGGCTGCTCGATGCCACAGGACGGACAAAATTTAGCAGCTTGTGGTAATGATTGACCGCAATTAAAACAATACTTCTCTTTCATTGGTTAACCCCCTTCACTTATGCTTTATCTTAGCATAGGAAGGGAGATAAAAAAATATTCTTTTAGACCAGGCTTAAACCAGCAATCACCCAAGCACTAGTC
Proteins encoded in this window:
- a CDS encoding ArsR/SmtB family transcription factor; amino-acid sequence: MVTANEIEEMSRLFKMVSYPSRVAILFLLKEGPHSVNQLVEGLDMEQSAVSHQLRLLKDARLVKSHREGKSQIYELDDLHVFSILEQSLTHIRER
- a CDS encoding MBL fold metallo-hydrolase; translation: MTLQQISPHVYIYPTDPTRDRPNIGYVCGEDLAVLIDCGNSADHLESVLEAIEAAGLIKPQLALITHWHWDHTFGIQAFHDQGGISLAEAATNQTLNKMAEWSWTPQAMQDRLDQGIEAQFCHDYMLVEYDNPENIQVAPARISYQDRLDLSLGGVHLKIERKENPHTDDGVVIFVEEDQVLFVGDADSGNFYELDGGYRPEEFFAYIADIQNIPYQQYVHGHVPVLTSRQAVEDFWQAIETEEL
- a CDS encoding FAD-dependent oxidoreductase, with translation MKYVIVGTSHAGYEAAQTILKQAPEAEIHLYERGQHPSFLSCGIQSYLEGISQSLDQIHYANEASYKKQGINIHINSDVTSFDADNKTVTVETADGSHQESYDKLIISPGGSASQLNIPGKDLDNVYFLRGREWAGKVKERMSEAKKAVVIGAGYIGIEAVEAFAKAGIDVTVIDVCPSVLYTYLDQEFIEKINKTLTDHGVTIKTGESVEEITGQDGLVSGVKTDKATYKADTVLMTAGMTPNTGWLKGLVEMDDRGFVKVDSHMQSSVEDVYVAGDATLIPFGPTGEKVSIALATTARRQGVIAALSALGHEANIRPVQGTSGLTLFEYHFATTGIKDSNADQYQGQVASKYIEMQKLPDFMADDTQIFAKIHFDAESHRILGGQMMSTADITDSVNTLSLAIDAHYTLEDLAQQDFFFQPGYDKPWHYLNVLAIEALGAEVTGADKMIF
- a CDS encoding M20 metallopeptidase family protein, whose product is MNQTIKDFIQTHEAEMIEMRRYLHQHPELSNEEYETTKFFASKLDELGVPYRTLEPTGVVAEIKGDHPGKTVLLRGDMDALPVNELNDHLDYKSQNEGKMHACGHDSHVSMLFLALRALNENKDLIHGTVRFIFQPAEEIGMGAKQAVEQGVLEGVDNAFGMHIWTPDPTGKVSVEAGPCFAAADRFEVKFTGFGGHAAQPHMTKDALVMGAQFAANVQSVISRRIDPLKSGVLTIGTFESGDRWNIIANDATLTGTVRTFDNDTRDIIEAGVKSYAQAVADAWGGQVEVTYDRLLDFVDNEDQSSALAQKVVLESFGEDHLIHNPPTMGGEDFGIFSQLVPGAFATVGCRNAEKETDYPHHHARFNVDEDALKVGAELYAQYALAYLNQDQF
- a CDS encoding zinc ribbon domain-containing protein, producing the protein MKEKYCFNCGQSLPQAAKFCPSCGIEQPPLDDSQQEAQINTELITDDNAQSQVQVGSVAATTDSQASEPVSGGDKIDNQESARTTKAPIFSVNTDQLKEELAELNFKDENKRYLQDFLANNLTLVLASFALVIFTFIIFNRAVGVIVALGLAGGIYVLAVKEKGKTSQLNDRIIQASQQGAKNLQEGQKSLQDQLASRHKQASNQVRSKHQTKSKQATKPWFIATIVASFLSMYGYIARGFQIFSTASLNDIITTTIESLNRLIDITSAGNHYFQSTRVADLLATAKLGRTALQVF
- a CDS encoding YaiI/YqxD family protein translates to MKIYIDGDGSPVKGETAYLANKYQLDLIIVTSIDHYSQSPISDQVKYVYVDQGPDAADFRLAGLVQAGDLVVTQDYGLAAILLPRVRVLSQAGFEYTSENIEGLLAQRFYHHQARQAGYKTKGQKPFSQADRDKFSYFLEQVIDQELQR
- a CDS encoding M20/M25/M40 family metallo-hydrolase gives rise to the protein MSKQRWQAIKSFTEVQGTSGREGRVRDLFRTHISPYVDQIDQSPLGNLFAIKGDLNNHKPTLMIAAHLDEVGFMVKQIKRNGLLEVVPLGGWNPYVVSAQRFTLQTRQADYPCISTAVSPHLLRQTKQSGQLQIEDIRFDAGFTSQDQALSYGVQIGDPIVPQVETILSANPDRFIAKAWDNRYGLCVISELLAELAGQELGCNLIVGASVQEEVGLRGIQGAVRHYQPDVFLAVDCSAADDLDGNPQAQGQLGQGFLLRMQDPSLISHAGLINYLRDLADEAQVSYQYFFSKGGTDASAAHVLNQGIPASVIGVCARYIHGHQTMASLSDYQAALDILKLAVSHFDADQLDQILAQA